From a single Pseudomonas sp. A34-9 genomic region:
- a CDS encoding ABC transporter ATP-binding protein, with protein sequence MNDNLIEIRDLRVAFAGQEVVHGVNLDIRRGECLALVGESGSGKSVTAHSILRLLPGKNVSSSGAIRYNGVDLLHASEQQMRGLRGNRIAMIFQEPMTSLNPLHTVERQVSEVLEIHKGLKGRAARERTLELLNLVGIRQPLQRLKAYPHQLSGGQRQRVMIAMALANEPELLIADEPTTALDVTVQQKILELLIELQQRLGMSLLLISHDLNLVRRIAQRVCVMRQGEIVEQADCATLFGAPRHPYSRLLIDAEPSGAPVPSEYAHNLLEVDDLKVWFPLPKGLFSRQQDYIKAVDGVSFTLQRGKTLGIVGESGSGKSTLGQAILRLVESEGNIRFGNKQLSLLNQRLMRPLRRQLQVVFQDPFGSLSPRMSVQQIIAEGLLTHGIDTEAEREAAVIRVLEEVGLDPQSRHRYPHEFSGGQRQRISIARALVLEPALILLDEPTSALDRTVQKQVVELLRQLQIKHGLTYLFISHDLAVVHALAHDLMVIKDGKVVEQGSSREIFAAPQHPYTQELLKASGLKPDKNPCGSEPAREYGVSVT encoded by the coding sequence ATGAACGACAACCTGATTGAAATTCGCGATCTGCGCGTGGCCTTCGCCGGGCAGGAAGTGGTGCACGGGGTGAACCTGGACATTCGCCGTGGCGAGTGCCTGGCGCTGGTCGGTGAATCCGGCTCGGGAAAGTCGGTAACCGCGCATTCGATTCTGCGTTTGTTGCCGGGCAAGAACGTCAGTAGCAGCGGCGCGATCCGCTACAACGGCGTGGATTTATTGCACGCCAGCGAGCAGCAGATGCGCGGCTTGCGCGGCAACCGCATTGCGATGATTTTCCAGGAGCCGATGACCTCGCTGAACCCGTTGCACACGGTGGAAAGGCAAGTCAGCGAAGTGCTTGAGATTCACAAAGGTCTGAAGGGCCGCGCTGCACGTGAGCGGACGTTGGAGCTGCTGAATCTGGTCGGCATTCGCCAGCCTTTGCAGCGTTTGAAAGCCTACCCACATCAGCTTTCCGGTGGTCAGCGGCAACGGGTGATGATCGCCATGGCGCTGGCCAATGAGCCGGAACTGTTGATCGCCGATGAGCCGACCACGGCGCTGGATGTCACGGTGCAGCAGAAGATTCTCGAGTTGTTGATCGAGTTGCAGCAGCGGCTGGGCATGTCGTTGTTGCTGATCAGCCACGACCTCAATCTGGTACGCCGCATCGCCCAGCGCGTGTGCGTGATGCGCCAGGGCGAGATCGTTGAGCAGGCCGATTGCGCAACGCTGTTTGGTGCGCCCCGGCATCCTTACAGTCGTCTGTTGATCGACGCGGAACCGAGCGGCGCGCCGGTGCCGAGTGAGTACGCTCACAACCTGCTGGAAGTCGATGATTTGAAAGTCTGGTTTCCATTGCCAAAAGGGCTGTTCAGCCGCCAGCAGGATTACATCAAAGCGGTGGACGGGGTCAGTTTCACCCTGCAACGCGGCAAGACGTTGGGAATTGTCGGCGAGTCGGGTTCGGGCAAATCGACACTGGGTCAGGCGATCCTGCGACTGGTCGAATCCGAGGGCAATATCCGTTTCGGCAACAAGCAATTGAGCCTGCTCAATCAGCGTCTGATGCGGCCATTGCGGCGGCAGCTTCAGGTGGTGTTTCAGGATCCGTTCGGCAGCCTGAGCCCACGGATGTCGGTGCAGCAGATCATTGCCGAAGGCTTGCTGACTCACGGTATCGACACCGAGGCCGAGCGAGAAGCAGCGGTGATTCGCGTGCTGGAAGAAGTCGGCCTCGATCCGCAGAGCCGGCATCGTTATCCCCACGAGTTTTCCGGTGGCCAGCGCCAGCGCATCTCGATTGCCCGTGCACTGGTGCTGGAACCGGCGCTGATTCTGCTGGATGAGCCGACATCGGCACTGGATCGCACGGTGCAGAAGCAAGTGGTGGAGTTGTTGCGGCAATTGCAGATCAAGCATGGGTTGACCTATTTGTTCATCAGCCATGACCTGGCGGTGGTGCATGCGTTGGCGCATGACTTGATGGTGATCAAGGATGGCAAGGTGGTGGAGCAGGGTTCGTCGCGGGAGATTTTTGCTGCGCCGCAACATCCCTACACTCAGGAACTGCTGAAAGCCTCCGGCCTCAAGCCCGATAAAAATCCCTGTGGGAGCGAGCCTGCTCGCGAATACGGTGTGTCAGTCACATAA
- a CDS encoding DUF3455 domain-containing protein — protein MNITQLIDLTGLLALSSTTFAQSSYPDAIKVPDGHKIAMETTGVGEITYECRDKPNVAGQTEWTFVGPKAVLNDRSGKQVGTYFGPPATWQAKDGSKVTGTQLAVAPSSPGNLPYQLVKANPAEGKGAMSGVSYIQRVALKGGVAPGSECTAANKGKQEVVKYQADYIFWAAN, from the coding sequence ATGAACATTACCCAGCTGATTGACCTCACCGGTTTGCTCGCCCTGTCCTCGACGACTTTTGCCCAAAGCAGTTACCCCGACGCGATCAAAGTCCCGGACGGTCACAAGATCGCGATGGAAACCACCGGCGTCGGCGAGATCACCTACGAGTGCCGCGACAAGCCCAACGTGGCCGGGCAGACCGAGTGGACCTTCGTCGGCCCGAAAGCCGTACTCAATGATCGCAGCGGCAAACAGGTCGGCACCTACTTCGGCCCGCCAGCAACCTGGCAGGCCAAGGACGGTTCGAAAGTCACCGGCACGCAACTCGCGGTGGCGCCATCGAGTCCGGGCAACCTGCCCTATCAACTGGTCAAGGCCAATCCCGCCGAAGGTAAAGGCGCCATGAGCGGCGTGAGTTACATTCAGCGCGTCGCACTCAAGGGCGGCGTGGCGCCGGGCAGCGAATGTACGGCGGCGAACAAGGGCAAGCAGGAAGTGGTGAAGTATCAGGCCGATTACATTTTCTGGGCGGCGAACTGA
- a CDS encoding sigma-70 family RNA polymerase sigma factor yields MPLAESAFDYEARLAACARGERAALRDLYVQEGPRLLGVAKRLVRDTALAEDIVHEAFIKIWNGAAGFDPARGSARGWMFSVTRHLALNLLRDQSRETSLGAEHETTGDADVVDAQAHSARIHRCLEQLDPQRRRCILHAYVDGYSHAQIATRLDTPLGTVKAWIKRSLNALRECMG; encoded by the coding sequence ATGCCTTTAGCCGAATCCGCTTTCGATTACGAAGCCCGTCTCGCTGCCTGTGCCCGTGGCGAGCGCGCGGCCCTGCGCGATTTGTACGTGCAGGAAGGTCCGCGTCTGCTCGGTGTGGCCAAGCGTCTGGTGCGTGACACGGCGCTGGCGGAGGACATCGTTCATGAGGCGTTTATCAAGATCTGGAACGGCGCGGCGGGGTTTGACCCGGCACGCGGTTCGGCGCGCGGCTGGATGTTCAGCGTGACCCGGCATCTGGCGCTGAATCTGCTGCGTGATCAGAGTCGCGAGACGTCGCTCGGCGCTGAGCATGAAACGACCGGGGATGCTGATGTCGTTGATGCCCAGGCTCATTCGGCGCGTATTCATCGCTGCCTGGAACAACTTGATCCGCAGCGGCGACGCTGCATCCTTCACGCCTACGTCGATGGCTATTCTCACGCGCAGATTGCTACGCGTCTCGACACGCCGCTGGGCACGGTCAAGGCGTGGATCAAGCGCAGCCTCAACGCATTGCGGGAGTGCATGGGATGA
- a CDS encoding anti-sigma factor — protein MTTESAQDRDELAGEYVLGTLSIEQRIEVQRRLQNEPELRAAVDAWERRLLELTDMAEPQQPSAQLWPRIERSVGRLAREATATSWWNLLPLWRGLSAAGLAATLILGSILLTQTTPKTSYLVVLVAPQDKAPGWVIQASNSREIQLIPLGVVEVPADKALEFWTKADGWQGPVSLGLVKPGQALSVPLDKLPPLQPNQLFELTLEGANGSPIGKPTGPIQAIGRAVKVL, from the coding sequence ATGACCACTGAATCGGCGCAGGACCGTGATGAGCTGGCCGGTGAGTATGTGCTCGGCACGCTGTCGATCGAGCAGCGCATCGAGGTGCAACGCCGGTTACAGAATGAGCCCGAACTACGTGCGGCCGTGGATGCCTGGGAGCGACGTCTGCTGGAGCTGACGGATATGGCTGAACCGCAGCAACCGTCGGCGCAGTTGTGGCCGCGCATTGAGCGCAGCGTCGGGCGACTGGCGCGGGAAGCAACTGCAACGTCATGGTGGAATCTGCTGCCGCTCTGGCGCGGCTTGAGCGCGGCCGGATTGGCGGCAACGTTGATTTTGGGTTCGATTCTGTTGACCCAGACCACGCCAAAAACAAGTTATCTGGTGGTGTTGGTCGCGCCGCAGGACAAGGCCCCGGGCTGGGTGATTCAGGCGAGCAATTCGCGCGAGATTCAGCTGATTCCGCTGGGTGTGGTCGAAGTGCCAGCGGACAAGGCACTGGAATTCTGGACCAAGGCTGACGGTTGGCAGGGGCCGGTGTCACTAGGGCTGGTCAAACCGGGACAGGCCTTGTCGGTGCCGCTGGACAAACTGCCGCCGCTGCAACCCAATCAGTTGTTCGAGCTGACACTGGAAGGCGCCAATGGCTCGCCAATCGGCAAACCGACCGGGCCGATTCAGGCGATCGGGCGCGCGGTGAAGGTGCTGTGA
- a CDS encoding DUF1615 domain-containing protein, producing MHDPRLPITLAALLVLAGCAGQRSQEPVPRAPAEVKAEIVRLMPAKTADRQGWATDIYAAFAAQNISPTTQNLCSVLAVAEQESTFQADPTVPGLGKIARDEIDRRAAKVHIPSLLVSGALQVRSTNGKTYSERLNAARSEKELSGIFDDFIGRVPMGRTLFGGFNPVHTGGPMQVSIEFAEQHAKDYPYPVDGTIRHEVFSRRGGMYFGIAHLLGYPVSYREPLYRFADFNAGWYASRNAAFQNAVSRASGIPLALDGDLIRYDSIMPGGTELAVRTLGKSLGMRNPTIRDQLEKGKTLEFEETKLYQRVFELAEQAEGKKLPRAVLPGIVLQSPKITRKLTTAWFAKRVDERYKRCMAKAG from the coding sequence ATGCACGACCCTCGATTACCGATCACGCTCGCCGCACTGCTGGTGCTCGCCGGTTGCGCGGGGCAGCGCAGCCAGGAGCCGGTGCCTCGTGCGCCTGCCGAAGTGAAAGCCGAGATCGTACGGCTGATGCCGGCCAAGACTGCCGATCGCCAAGGCTGGGCCACCGACATCTATGCCGCATTTGCCGCGCAGAACATCAGCCCGACCACGCAGAATCTGTGTTCCGTGCTGGCCGTGGCCGAGCAGGAATCGACCTTCCAGGCCGACCCCACCGTGCCGGGCCTGGGCAAAATCGCCCGCGACGAAATCGACCGTCGCGCCGCCAAGGTGCACATCCCCAGCCTGTTGGTCAGCGGCGCGCTGCAAGTGCGTTCAACCAACGGCAAAACCTACAGCGAACGTCTGAATGCGGCACGCAGTGAGAAAGAACTCAGCGGTATTTTCGACGACTTCATCGGTCGGGTGCCGATGGGCCGCACGCTGTTCGGCGGCTTCAACCCGGTGCACACGGGCGGGCCGATGCAGGTCAGCATCGAATTTGCCGAGCAGCACGCCAAGGACTATCCGTACCCGGTGGACGGCACGATCCGCCACGAAGTGTTCAGCCGCCGCGGTGGCATGTATTTTGGTATCGCGCATTTGCTCGGTTATCCGGTGAGTTATCGCGAGCCGCTGTATCGGTTTGCCGATTTCAATGCCGGTTGGTACGCCAGCCGCAATGCCGCTTTTCAGAATGCAGTCAGCCGTGCGTCCGGCATTCCGTTGGCACTCGATGGCGACCTGATCCGCTACGACTCGATCATGCCCGGCGGCACGGAACTGGCGGTGCGCACCCTCGGCAAGTCGTTGGGCATGCGCAACCCGACCATTCGCGATCAACTGGAGAAGGGCAAAACCCTGGAATTCGAAGAGACCAAGCTCTATCAACGGGTGTTCGAACTGGCGGAGCAAGCGGAGGGGAAGAAGCTGCCGCGCGCGGTGTTGCCGGGGATCGTGCTGCAGAGTCCGAAGATCACCCGCAAGCTCACGACGGCGTGGTTCGCCAAACGCGTGGATGAGCGCTACAAGCGCTGCATGGCCAAGGCCGGATAA
- a CDS encoding TonB-dependent siderophore receptor, which yields MPASARLAVPFRPTLLALLCSLTVTAHAADGDNKALVLDDVNVNAQAPTPNALPPVYAGGQVARGGQLGVLGNQDMMDVPFSAASYTEQLIQDQQAENVADVLLNDSSVRQASGFSNQAQVFMIRGLPLNGDDISYNGLYGVLPRQIISTDALERVEVFKGPNAFINGVTPTGSGIGGGVNLQPKRAGDVPLRRYTTDINSEGRIGHHFDIGQRFGEDNRFGARVNLSQREGDTGIDHENQRSKLFAIGLDYRGDALRLSGDFAYQKERVNGGRNSVNLGTATHIPDAPSADTNYAPKWGYTDIEDTFGMLRAEYDLNDNWTAYAAGGAKHTREVGRYNSTTLVGNSGASVTTGSFIPHDEDNTSVMAGLNGKFNTGAVSHKVNFGLTGIWAEQRSAYDFDLTQYANNIYHPVQTPAPEGNFAGGDLNDPGIVGKTFNRSIALSDTLGFFDDRLLVTAGLRRQQLVVQGYNYASWGSGGRKSSYDESITTPVYGVVFKPWEHVSFYANHIEGLAQGPTSPTSTGGLRVTNGNEVYAPARSKQSEVGVKVDMGTYGASLGVYRIEQPSDGYCNIESATTCTYVREGEQVNKGVEMNVFGEPIQGLRLISGLTLMDTELKNTLNGANDGNRAIGVPTFQFNAGADWDVPGLQGVALNARMLRTGGQYADAANNLSLPTWNRFDAGARYAFKVSEKDVTLRLGVENLANKKYWESAQGGYLTQGEPRVAKLSGTIDF from the coding sequence ATGCCCGCTTCAGCTCGACTCGCCGTCCCGTTTCGCCCGACGCTTCTCGCCCTGCTGTGCTCCCTGACTGTCACCGCTCACGCCGCCGACGGCGATAACAAGGCGCTGGTGCTGGACGACGTCAACGTCAACGCCCAAGCCCCGACGCCCAACGCCCTGCCCCCGGTCTACGCCGGCGGTCAGGTCGCCCGTGGTGGCCAGCTTGGTGTGCTCGGCAATCAGGACATGATGGACGTGCCGTTCAGCGCCGCGTCCTACACCGAACAGCTGATTCAGGATCAACAGGCCGAAAACGTCGCCGACGTGCTGCTCAACGATTCGTCAGTGCGTCAGGCCTCGGGTTTCTCCAACCAGGCACAGGTTTTCATGATCCGCGGCCTGCCGCTGAACGGCGACGACATTTCCTATAACGGCCTGTACGGCGTGTTGCCACGGCAGATCATTTCCACCGACGCCCTGGAGCGCGTGGAAGTGTTCAAAGGCCCGAACGCCTTTATCAACGGCGTGACCCCGACCGGTTCCGGCATCGGCGGCGGCGTCAATCTGCAGCCCAAACGTGCCGGTGACGTGCCGTTGCGTCGTTACACCACCGACATCAACAGCGAAGGCCGCATCGGTCATCACTTCGACATCGGCCAGCGTTTCGGTGAAGACAACCGCTTCGGCGCACGGGTCAACCTGTCCCAACGCGAAGGTGACACCGGCATCGATCACGAGAACCAGCGCTCGAAACTGTTCGCCATCGGCCTCGACTATCGCGGCGACGCGCTGCGCCTCTCCGGTGATTTCGCCTATCAGAAAGAACGCGTCAACGGTGGCCGCAACTCGGTCAACCTCGGCACCGCCACGCACATTCCGGACGCGCCATCGGCCGACACCAACTACGCGCCGAAGTGGGGCTACACCGACATCGAAGACACCTTCGGCATGCTCCGCGCCGAGTACGACCTGAACGACAACTGGACCGCCTACGCGGCCGGCGGCGCCAAGCACACCCGCGAAGTCGGGCGTTACAACTCCACCACTTTGGTCGGCAACAGCGGCGCGTCGGTCACCACCGGCTCGTTCATCCCCCACGATGAAGACAACACCAGCGTGATGGCCGGCCTCAACGGCAAATTCAATACCGGCGCGGTCAGCCACAAGGTCAATTTCGGCCTGACCGGTATCTGGGCCGAACAGCGCAGCGCCTATGATTTTGACCTGACCCAATACGCCAACAACATCTACCACCCGGTGCAGACGCCGGCGCCGGAGGGCAATTTTGCCGGCGGCGACTTGAATGATCCGGGTATCGTCGGCAAGACCTTCAACCGCAGCATCGCGCTTTCCGACACCCTCGGTTTCTTCGATGATCGCTTGCTGGTCACCGCCGGCTTGCGTCGTCAGCAATTGGTGGTGCAAGGCTACAACTACGCCAGTTGGGGCAGCGGCGGTCGCAAGTCGAGCTACGACGAATCGATCACCACCCCGGTGTACGGCGTGGTGTTCAAGCCATGGGAACACGTGTCGTTCTACGCCAACCACATCGAGGGCCTGGCCCAGGGCCCGACGTCGCCGACCAGCACCGGCGGCTTACGCGTGACCAACGGCAACGAAGTCTACGCCCCCGCCCGCTCCAAGCAGTCCGAAGTCGGGGTGAAAGTCGACATGGGCACTTACGGCGCGAGCCTGGGTGTCTATCGCATCGAACAGCCGAGCGACGGTTACTGCAACATCGAAAGTGCCACCACCTGCACCTACGTGCGTGAAGGCGAGCAGGTCAACAAAGGCGTGGAAATGAACGTGTTCGGCGAACCGATTCAGGGCCTGCGGCTGATCAGCGGTCTGACCCTGATGGACACCGAACTGAAGAACACCCTCAACGGCGCCAACGACGGCAACCGTGCGATCGGCGTGCCGACCTTCCAGTTCAACGCCGGCGCCGACTGGGATGTCCCGGGTCTGCAAGGCGTAGCGCTGAACGCGCGGATGCTGCGCACCGGCGGTCAATACGCGGATGCGGCGAACAACCTCAGCCTGCCGACCTGGAACCGCTTCGATGCGGGTGCGCGTTATGCGTTCAAGGTCTCGGAGAAGGACGTGACGCTGCGTCTGGGCGTGGAGAATCTGGCGAACAAGAAGTATTGGGAATCGGCTCAGGGTGGGTATCTGACTCAGGGTGAGCCGCGGGTTGCCAAGTTGTCCGGCACTATCGATTTCTAA